The sequence below is a genomic window from Vibrio spartinae.
GCCAATCCGCTTCAGTCAACTGTTGACCAACCAGATAGCGGCTACCGGCAAGGTGAGCATCGATCTTATCCAGTGCCTCAAATAACGATTCATACGCTTCTTCATAAGCATCCTGAGTGGTTGCAAACCCACAGCGGTAGACACCATTATTCACATCCGGATAGATGCGGTCATTCCACTGATCAATCGCGGCTTGTAATGCTTTCGGATAAAAATCCAGCGAATTTCCGGTCAGGTGGTTAAACTCACTGTTAAACATCCGGATAATTTCAGACGACTCATTACTTACAATCGTATTAGTCTTTTTATCCCAAAGGACAGGAACGGTCACCCGACCGGTATAATCCGGTTTTGCCCGCGTATAGATCTGATGTAAGCGGGTATGACCGAAAAGCGGCTCAGGAATCCCGAATGTCCATCCTTCCGACATCATATCCGGACAAACAATCGTGACATCAATATGGTCATTCAACGCTTTAAGCTGACGGAAAATCAGGGTGCGATGCGCCCACGGACAAGCAAGAGAGACATACAGGTGGTAACGTCCGGATTCTGGCTGAAACGGTGCATCAGGATCATGCCTGACCCAATGACGAAATCCTGCATCCTCACGAACAAAACGCCCTTGCTGGCTCTTGGTGTCGTACCAAACATCATGCCATGTACCTTCAATAAGCTTTCCCATACATTCCCCCCTTATCTCTGTATAAGTCGATTATAGGAAAATACAACCCGGTTCAACACTCACCATCTCTGGCTTTCATATTCAAATAATTCGAATGAACGACCAACGACATCTAAATAAAACTATTTCAATAAAAAGCATGTCAATAAAACGTATAAAAATAAATCATCAATGGTGAATTATATTATTCACATCATTTTAAAATATCGAAAAAATAATCACCAACCCAGTCTGTGATGTATAAAAAACATCATTCAAATAAGATGAAAAATAATAAAAATCCACATAAAAAACGAATCAAATAATAATTAAACGTTTGAGAAATGAATCAGTCTTCCCATAAAATAAGACCTTATCAGTTCGCTGTCCGCGGGCTTTCAAAGCGAGCAAGCAAGGTCTTCAATCAGTACCACAAAATAAATATAAGATACTGATAAATAACGATAAAATAATGTTATTATTATCATAATAATACGTGATCGTGTTGATATATTCAGGTAAAATAATAACCGTGTAATACACAGGAGACATCACAGTGAATACAATATGGTTAACCGGAGATGCTGTCGTTGATTTAATCCCTGACGGTGAATCTCATTATTTAAGATGCCCGGGAGGTGCACCGGCAAATGTCGCTGTTGCTATCGCTCGTTTAGGTGGAAAAAGTGCTTTTTTCGGCCGCGTCGGTTTTGACCCGATGGGTAAATTTATGCAACAGGTGTTGACTGAAGAATCGGTCAATACCAATTATTTACTGCTTGATAAAGCGCAGCGAACTTCCACTGTTGTCGTCGATTTAGATGATCACGGTGAACGTAGTTTCAC
It includes:
- a CDS encoding glutathione S-transferase family protein — encoded protein: MGKLIEGTWHDVWYDTKSQQGRFVREDAGFRHWVRHDPDAPFQPESGRYHLYVSLACPWAHRTLIFRQLKALNDHIDVTIVCPDMMSEGWTFGIPEPLFGHTRLHQIYTRAKPDYTGRVTVPVLWDKKTNTIVSNESSEIIRMFNSEFNHLTGNSLDFYPKALQAAIDQWNDRIYPDVNNGVYRCGFATTQDAYEEAYESLFEALDKIDAHLAGSRYLVGQQLTEADWRLFTTLIRFDAVYVGHFKCNKQRIADYQHLSGYLRELYQIPGIQDTTDFYHIKRHYYFSHTGINPTQVVPAGPELDLLSPHGRAHLT